Proteins from a single region of Lujinxingia litoralis:
- a CDS encoding ABC transporter ATP-binding protein has protein sequence MTASAAPAALILKDLTKRYRRLIAVNQLNLTIGPGEFVALIGPNGAGKSTTMGCIAGITAPDQGSVLIGGVDVVRYPVEARKHLGFVPQHLALLDYLTGLEYLHFVAELRELSTAERDQEIEELLAITELEDARHVVLKEYSGGMARKLAIASVLLGSPSLLVLDESFVGLDPESTARLRRRLQRHCDQGGSILLSSHILDMLERLCSRFVLLQGGELAMDIQRAELDQKIRDKEIVDLTDLYLQTTGKSDLVAAPLP, from the coding sequence ATGACAGCCTCAGCCGCGCCCGCCGCGCTCATCCTCAAAGACCTCACCAAGCGCTACCGCCGTCTGATCGCCGTCAACCAGCTCAACCTGACCATTGGGCCCGGAGAGTTTGTGGCCCTCATTGGCCCCAACGGCGCCGGCAAGTCCACGACCATGGGGTGCATCGCCGGCATCACCGCCCCGGACCAGGGCTCGGTGCTTATCGGCGGAGTTGATGTGGTGCGCTACCCGGTGGAAGCCCGCAAGCACCTGGGCTTTGTCCCCCAGCACCTGGCCCTGCTCGACTACCTCACCGGCCTGGAGTACCTGCACTTTGTGGCCGAGCTTCGCGAACTCTCCACCGCAGAGCGCGATCAAGAGATCGAGGAGCTCCTGGCGATCACCGAACTCGAAGACGCCCGTCACGTCGTGCTCAAAGAATACTCCGGGGGGATGGCCCGAAAGCTCGCCATCGCCTCGGTCCTGCTGGGCAGCCCCTCGCTCCTCGTGCTCGACGAGTCCTTTGTCGGCCTCGACCCCGAGTCGACCGCTCGCCTGCGCCGGCGTCTGCAGCGTCACTGCGACCAGGGAGGCTCCATCCTGCTTTCCAGCCATATCCTCGACATGCTGGAGCGCCTCTGCTCGCGTTTTGTCCTCTTGCAGGGAGGCGAACTGGCCATGGACATCCAACGCGCCGAACTCGACCAGAAGATCCGCGACAAAGAGATCGTCGACCTGACCGACCTTTACCTCCAGACCACCGGCAAATCCGATCTGGTCGCCGCCCCGCTCCCCTGA
- a CDS encoding carboxypeptidase-like regulatory domain-containing protein, which produces MKRGLKNAAGVGSVAVAGALLWATFRAPDGEQVNHVVEDEQGVLAPYQGGEDMPAERALAGEDAPATEARWLQVLDEDEGALVSRLMIGAAGMWPPLVERSDEAGYVALPELGVRTPGGDEGRYYEVLARSLDPERPGAFWGVVQGPGGAVFAEEGARALRTVRAADLELGIVDGAGAPVEGAFVRLSRESLALVHLHTTTRADGLARFALIPPGTYYVTIDAEGFTRRTLQVGQSAEAQDYTLQVELLKGGGLRMPQAWRAPVVDVLRARGASVSSLGAAGAEGLADGDDGAEEQGERAPVKIWVADPQGAGVSGAWVEIWAEGRRVARGLSQGSRALHLEVPAEAALTVYATHAGWGEGQVRLVRLGEKGEATLRLTGPILSVPVPDRERSMAAIEAALGQRVVDTGRGHQIDVVDPQSPAARAGVERGDALVFARRAGDALAVMVERGGQYLELTLRH; this is translated from the coding sequence GTGAAGCGAGGGCTGAAAAATGCGGCGGGGGTCGGGAGCGTGGCGGTGGCTGGGGCGCTCTTGTGGGCCACGTTTCGCGCGCCCGATGGGGAGCAGGTTAACCACGTCGTGGAAGACGAACAAGGGGTGCTCGCTCCCTATCAGGGGGGCGAAGATATGCCCGCGGAGCGGGCCCTGGCCGGTGAAGATGCACCGGCGACCGAAGCGCGCTGGCTTCAGGTGCTGGATGAGGACGAGGGGGCGCTGGTCTCTCGGTTGATGATCGGCGCGGCGGGGATGTGGCCGCCCCTGGTCGAGCGCAGCGATGAGGCTGGTTACGTGGCGCTCCCGGAGCTCGGGGTGCGCACTCCGGGAGGCGATGAGGGGCGCTATTATGAGGTGCTGGCTCGCTCTCTCGACCCGGAGCGCCCGGGGGCGTTCTGGGGCGTGGTGCAGGGGCCCGGGGGCGCGGTCTTTGCCGAAGAGGGGGCTCGCGCGCTGCGTACGGTTCGGGCCGCCGACCTGGAGTTGGGCATTGTTGACGGGGCCGGGGCGCCGGTGGAGGGGGCCTTTGTGCGTCTCTCACGGGAGAGTCTGGCGCTGGTGCATTTGCATACGACAACGCGAGCCGATGGTCTGGCGCGTTTTGCGCTGATTCCGCCCGGCACCTATTACGTGACCATTGATGCGGAGGGTTTCACTCGTCGCACCCTCCAGGTGGGGCAGAGCGCAGAGGCGCAGGATTACACGCTGCAGGTGGAACTGCTCAAAGGCGGCGGCCTGCGTATGCCCCAGGCCTGGCGCGCGCCGGTGGTTGATGTGCTGCGTGCGCGTGGAGCATCGGTAAGTTCGCTCGGAGCTGCCGGGGCCGAGGGGCTCGCCGACGGCGACGACGGAGCGGAGGAGCAGGGGGAGCGGGCACCGGTCAAGATCTGGGTGGCCGACCCGCAGGGCGCCGGGGTCAGCGGCGCCTGGGTGGAGATCTGGGCTGAGGGCCGCCGGGTGGCCCGTGGTCTCAGTCAGGGAAGTCGTGCGCTTCACCTGGAGGTTCCGGCTGAGGCGGCGCTCACGGTGTACGCCACTCACGCCGGGTGGGGGGAGGGGCAGGTGCGTCTGGTCCGGTTGGGGGAGAAGGGGGAGGCGACGTTGCGGTTAACCGGTCCGATTCTTTCGGTCCCGGTCCCCGACCGGGAGCGTTCAATGGCAGCGATTGAGGCGGCGTTGGGGCAACGGGTTGTGGATACCGGCCGGGGGCATCAGATCGATGTGGTCGATCCGCAGAGTCCGGCGGCCCGAGCCGGCGTGGAGCGCGGCGATGCCCTGGTGTTCGCGCGTCGGGCAGGAGACGCGCTGGCGGTGATGGTGGAGCGGGGCGGGCAGTATCTGGAGCTCACCCTGCGCCATTAA
- a CDS encoding mechanosensitive ion channel family protein — protein sequence MLETLKHWLSRSGGWESMEPYVLGAFWVLAGYFIARLFARGVDRVVRLRHGASPHSAVIASKTAFYSAFSLVVLVALSTLGVELSGLLAAAGIFTVALGFAAQTSVSNIISGFFLFMDRPFSIDDTVKIDTTLGTVISIDLLSTRIRTFDNLMVRIPNEALLKSTITNYTLYGVRRIEVPVRVPFACDLVELQRSLTQTMHALPNILDEPSPVVLIDRFGENGMELLVRAWSERQHYISARSELTGTIHARLQELGVDIPLPQRVLHLSPSTSPERSSDELLARLDPAPPKRPAREEALAAPTPSPD from the coding sequence ATGCTCGAAACCCTCAAACACTGGCTGAGTCGCTCGGGCGGCTGGGAAAGCATGGAACCCTACGTGCTGGGCGCGTTCTGGGTGCTCGCCGGCTACTTCATCGCCCGCCTCTTCGCCCGCGGCGTCGATCGGGTGGTGCGCCTTCGCCACGGGGCCAGCCCCCACAGCGCGGTGATCGCCAGCAAGACGGCCTTCTACAGCGCCTTCTCGCTGGTGGTCCTCGTCGCGCTGAGCACCCTGGGCGTAGAACTCAGCGGACTTTTGGCCGCCGCCGGTATCTTCACCGTCGCCCTGGGCTTCGCCGCGCAGACCAGCGTCTCCAACATCATCTCGGGCTTCTTCCTCTTCATGGACCGCCCCTTCTCCATTGATGACACCGTCAAAATCGACACCACCCTGGGCACGGTGATCTCGATCGATCTGCTGAGCACGCGTATCCGAACCTTCGACAATCTGATGGTTCGCATCCCCAACGAGGCGCTCCTAAAGAGCACGATCACCAACTACACCCTCTACGGCGTGCGCCGCATCGAGGTCCCGGTGCGCGTGCCCTTTGCCTGCGACCTGGTCGAGCTGCAACGCTCGCTCACCCAGACCATGCACGCCCTCCCCAACATCCTCGATGAACCCTCACCGGTAGTCCTCATCGACCGCTTTGGTGAAAACGGCATGGAACTCCTGGTTCGCGCCTGGAGCGAGCGCCAGCACTATATCTCGGCCCGCAGCGAACTCACCGGCACGATTCACGCTCGCCTCCAGGAACTCGGCGTGGACATCCCCCTGCCTCAGCGTGTCCTTCACCTGAGCCCCTCGACCTCCCCGGAACGATCCTCAGATGAGCTGCTTGCCAGGCTCGACCCGGCGCCCCCAAAACGCCCCGCTCGGGAGGAAGCCCTGGCCGCCCCCACACCCTCGCCCGACTAA
- a CDS encoding tetratricopeptide repeat protein — protein sequence MKVLLELLGDACRVLRGVDALAEFRPDSRDRMRELLAQLRMELDRLLDAEAPVDPELAGREPFLQNALEAIAGQDYARARQVLEDAVARFAEDFEFLSYLGLIAWEQGDLVDAERFYGRAMDAVFEVGLNVAEVDGAADPVLRAVEGRALCLYRLGELDAARRHFEWLGEHFPEQYIGCYFLAGEAYHRMGLLREALRCYETVPVEPAVLYNRGLALYTCNRLEESAGALIEGFVANIYVATTLLGRFGYRRPCTPGYLGSEAYAEELVEACASLWHGSAGSVRFMERCFDHALVQAHLKACGEQGGTRLLQAGESGVETDAFLEQFHDAGTLESMARRVVQRLDA from the coding sequence ATGAAAGTCTTGCTTGAGCTTTTGGGCGATGCCTGTCGGGTATTGAGAGGCGTGGATGCGCTGGCGGAGTTTCGGCCCGATTCGCGCGATCGTATGCGGGAGTTGTTGGCCCAGCTACGCATGGAGCTTGACCGCCTGCTGGATGCCGAGGCTCCCGTGGATCCGGAGCTGGCCGGTCGCGAGCCTTTTTTGCAGAACGCGCTGGAAGCGATTGCCGGTCAGGACTATGCCCGGGCGCGCCAGGTTCTGGAAGACGCGGTGGCGCGTTTTGCCGAGGACTTTGAGTTTCTGAGCTATCTGGGGCTGATCGCCTGGGAGCAGGGCGACCTGGTGGACGCCGAGCGCTTCTACGGTCGGGCGATGGACGCGGTCTTTGAGGTCGGGCTCAACGTGGCGGAGGTCGATGGTGCGGCCGATCCGGTGTTGCGGGCGGTGGAGGGGCGAGCGCTCTGCCTGTATCGGCTGGGGGAGCTGGACGCGGCCCGGCGGCATTTTGAGTGGTTGGGGGAGCACTTTCCGGAGCAGTATATCGGGTGCTATTTCCTGGCCGGAGAGGCGTATCACCGCATGGGGCTTTTGAGGGAGGCGCTGCGTTGCTACGAGACGGTCCCGGTGGAACCGGCGGTGCTCTACAACCGGGGGCTGGCGCTCTACACGTGCAACCGGCTTGAGGAGTCGGCCGGCGCGTTGATCGAGGGCTTTGTAGCCAACATCTACGTGGCGACTACGCTGCTGGGGCGCTTCGGATACCGTCGCCCCTGCACCCCGGGGTATCTGGGCAGCGAGGCCTACGCTGAGGAGCTGGTGGAGGCCTGCGCCTCGCTCTGGCACGGCTCGGCCGGGAGCGTGCGCTTTATGGAGCGCTGTTTTGACCACGCGCTGGTGCAGGCCCATCTGAAAGCCTGTGGCGAGCAGGGAGGCACCCGGCTGTTGCAGGCCGGGGAGAGTGGGGTGGAGACGGACGCGTTTCTGGAGCAGTTCCACGACGCGGGCACGTTGGAGAGCATGGCAAGGCGTGTGGTGCAACGCCTGGATGCTTAA